One window of Salmo salar chromosome ssa11, Ssal_v3.1, whole genome shotgun sequence genomic DNA carries:
- the myod1 gene encoding myoblast determination protein 1 homolog (The RefSeq protein has 2 substitutions compared to this genomic sequence) gives MELPDIPFPITSPDDFYDDPCFNTSDMHFFEDLDPRLVHVGLLKPDDHHHKGDEHIRAPSGHHQAGRCLLWACKACKRKTTNADRRKAATMRERRRLSKVNDAFETLKRCTSTNPNQRLPKVDILRNAISYIESLQGLLRGAGQEGNYYPVMDHYSGDSDASSPRSNCSDGMMDFNDPSCPPRRRNKYDSIYFNETPNDSRRKKNSVISSLDCLSNIVERITTDTSACPAVQDGSEGSSPCSPGDGSIASENGAPIPSPINCVPALHDPNTIYQVL, from the exons ATGGAGTTGCCGGATATTCCTTTCCCTATCACCTCTCCAGATGACTTCTACGACGACCCTTGCTTCAACACCAGCGACATGCATTTCTTTGAGGACCTGGACCCGAGACTCGTTCATGTGGGTCTCCTCAAGCCGGACGACCACCATCACAAAGAGGACGAGCACATCCGGGCACCGAGTGGGCACCACCAGGCCGGCAGGTGCCTCCTGTGGGCCTGCAAAGCCTGCAAGAGGAAGACCACCAATGCTGATCGCAGGAAAGCGGCTACCATGCGGGAAAGAAGGCGACTGAGCAAGGTGAACGACGCCTTCGAGACACTGAAGAGATGTACGTCCACTAACCCAAACCAGAGGCTGCCCAAAGTAGATATCCTGCGGAATGCCATCAGCTATATTGAGTCTCTCCAAGGCCTGCTTCGTGGGGCCGGACAGGAGGGCAACTATTACCCGGTGATGGATCACTATAGCGGGGACTCGGATGCGTCCAGTCCCCGCTCCAACTGCTCAGACGGAATG ATGGATTTCAATGACCCGTCTTGTCCACCAAGACGGAGAAACAAGTATGATAGCATCTACTTCAACGAAACACCAAATG ATTCCAGACACAAGAAGAACTCTGTTATTTCCAGTTTGGACTGCCTATCAAACATCGTGGAGCGCATCACCACGGATACCTCTGCCTGTCCCGCTGTTCAGGACGGTTCCGAGGGTAGCAGCCCCTGTTCTCCCGGGGATGGTTCCATAGCGAGTGAGAACGGAGCCCCCATCCCGTCCCCGATCAACTGCGTCCCCGCCTTGCATGACCCAAACACCATCTACCAGGTGTTGTGA